The Eretmochelys imbricata isolate rEreImb1 chromosome 4, rEreImb1.hap1, whole genome shotgun sequence sequence TACAGTCCTTTGGAACTTTTTTCACCAGGAAGCCAACagaacattttaatttcctttgagTCATGGAAGGGCGCTACGTAACAACTTCAAACAAATTTTCACTCCAGATTTTGTTTGTTACTGAGACCCACTCTGCAAACTAATTTTCACTGGTTTAACCAAAGGCATTGTTTCCAATTCttgtagttaaactggtgcaaagcCCATTTTGAATGATATTAAAATTGACATAAGCCATTTTTAAACTGATTCAAGAGTGTTCACACAGGGCTTTGCACTGCTTTAATTTAAATGAGTCTGATACAGGAATATGCAGAAATCGCATCCGGGAGAATGGGGTATGACTTCAGGACTCATGCTGATTGGATGTGTATTCATTATTTCTAACTAGCAGCTTTAATTCTGCACACAGTACCAAGTGTTTGTTACATGAGGCTGTTTTATAGATTTTCACCTTTTCTTAGCCATAGATTTAATCAGGTCTTTTCTTTCTTGGGGAATATTCCCTGATTCCATATATCAGTGACTAGCCACTGATACAGCTGCATCAGGGCAACTCCTAGCATTGAGTGGGTTATAAGCCATGATGATTTGCACTATGCAAGGGGAAGGTGCACCCATGCAGATCACAGCTGCTTGTGGCTTTCCCTGTCAATACTAGGGGTTTGCACTAGTTCAGCTATATCCGTGGTTTGGCACTGATGGCTGAAATCCTCAGCATAGACAAGGGCTAAACTTCATCCTTGAGGTCTCTCCTATCTTTATCTCATAGTGGACTTTGTTTCTGAGTCTCATTGGTTCTTAGTTTGCAGAGTTTTGATATCTGTTTgttgtgtgcttgctgcttgactgaagTATGCAGTGTGGTTTGAGGGGCCGGTGTGCTGATTTAgtggcctgctaggcaaggctgagagcttcttaaggaGGCTTTGTTGCCTAAGCCCTTTAGGATCCATTAACTGTTAATGAGGGAGCAGGGCTACTCTCCCTCTCAGTTTAACATTCTCTCAgtttaggccaggggtgggcagactttttggcccgagggcctcatcggggttgcgaaactgtatggagggccggatagggaaggcggtgcctccccaaacagcctggcccctgcccgctatccaccccctcccacttcctgccctcccccctcagaacccctgacccatccacccctctgctccttgtcccctgactgcccccccccccggaccccactccttatccaagccccctgctccctgtcccctgtctgccctggcccctatccacatccccgccccctgacaggccccccaggaccccaccccctatccaacccccctgttccccgtcccctgactgccctcccccaacctccgccccatccaactgcctcctgctccctgtcccctgactgccccccaggatctcctgccccttatccaacccccccgcttccttaccatgccgctcagcagcaggactggcttattggaaagcctgggaggtgggcaggtgcaAGCAGCGTTGCTTGTACGATGGCatggctgcgggagaggggggacagcgggggaggggccgggggctagcctccctggcctggAGCTCAAGAGCTGGGCAGGACGAtcctgcaggctggatgtggcccatgggccgtagtttgcccacctctggtttaggcCAACAAAcatccccccacccaaaaaaactgCAGGAATATaaaagaatgcaggcagaagtccaacAGTAGAGTGGGGTCGATCCAGTTCATTGCATGgaatgtatgattacctgcctgtgggcaggtggcatgtgtgtgcattcagtgcaaggagctcatGGTCCTCACAGACCAAGTGTGGGCTCTGGAGACCAAAGTGGCCGaaatggaggagctaagggagacagagagggacaTAGATAAGACTTTCCAGGACAGTGTAGAATGGTCCCTCCCCGAGTCTGCGCCAGTTTGATGTTCTCAGGGGCTGTCAGAGGGAAATGAATCCATAGTTGGGAcgctccttccagatgatgtcacggtatcctcttgcactgaagATACCTCTCTGGGGGAAGAAATctcagttattaggaagagatgGCTAATAGTGATGGGAGATTtaatcattagaaatatagatagctggggtcgtgatgaccgggagaactgcATGGAGAATTGCCTGCCAGGTacgaaggttgtggatctctccAGACATCTAGACAGTcctatgtgcagtgctggggagaagctggtgatcgtggtacatgtaggtaccaattacatagggaaggataggagagagatcCTGGATGCCAAATGTAGGCTattaggtaagagattgaagtccaggacctccatggtagtattctctgaaatgcttccaattccacacacagggccagggagagctgcagggtctcaatgtgtgaatgagacaatggtgtagggaggaggttttaggtttattaggaactggggcaCCTTTTGGGAAAGAAGGAACTtttacaggaaggatgggctcttCCTAAATCacaatggaaccagattgctggcatgtaaaattgaGAAGATTGTAGAGGAGctgggggaaagggctgggggaaagctgaccgTACAGAGGATTGAGACATCCCATAGAGGAGACTCTATtaacagggattctctatatcctagtaaagatgAGAGGATAGAAGTTGCTAGATTACAGCTAGgacctgaagagaaacagtcaagtGAAAAAgtgtcccattcaattacatcacatgaaggcagacaactaaaaaatgacacattttatagagtacttgtatacaaatgctagaagtctaaatactaagatgggtgaatttgagtgcctggtattaagtGAGGATATTGATAAATGAGGATTAAATGAGGATTTTGATGCATcagagaaacttggtggaatgatgataatcaatgggatatggTAATACCAGGGAacaaaatatatagaaatgacAAGAGTAGATCATgttgatgggggagtggcactagatgtgaaagaaagcatggagtcaaatatagtttaaaaaaaaaaataaataaataaatgaatcgaattgtatcatagaatctctatggatagaattTCCAAGCCTGAATAacaagagtatagcagtaggaatatactaccaaccacctgaccaggatggtgatggtgattgtgaaatgctctaGGAGAATAGAGAGGCTATAAAagtagaaaactcaataatattggggggatttcaactatctccatattgactgggtacatgtcacctcaggatgggatattgagataaaatttctagacaccattaatggcTGCTTATTGGAGCAGCTTCTCATGGACcccacaagaggagagggaaTTCTGGAATTAGtgctaagtggagcacaggatctgatccaagaggtgaatatagctgaaccacttggtaatagtgaccaaaaagtaattaaatttaacatccttgtgggagGGAAAATACCAAAGCCCAGCACAGTagtatttaacttcagaaaggggaacttcacaaaaatgaggaagctagttaaaggaaaattaaaaggtacagtcacaaTAGCGAAATGCCTTCAAGCTTCATGGAACTTTTGTacatgaaactttttaaaaacaccataatagaggcgcaaattaaatatataccccaaattaaaaaacaaagtaagaggaccaaaaaagtaccaccatagctaaacaacatagtaaaagaagcagttagaagcaaaaaggtatcctttaaaaattggaagtcaaatcccactgaggaaactagaaaggagcataaactctggcaagccaTGTGTAAAAATAGAATTAGACAGGCCaataaagaatttgaagaacagctagccaaggACTCAAGATCTAACAGCAAATTGTTTTTTGcctacatcagaagcaggaaacctgtcAAACAAtcggtggggccactggacaatggaggtgctaaaagagcactcaaggaagacaaagccattGAGGAGAAGCCAAATGAATCCTTTGCATCTGAAGGATGTGTggaagattcccacacctgagccatgctttttaggtgacaaatctgaggaactgtcccagattgaggtgtcaataaaggaggctttggaacaaatagataaattaaacagtaataagccaccaggaccagatggtgttcacccaagagttctgaaggaactcaaatatgaaattgcataACTATTAAGTATGGTGTAAACAATCACTTAAATGGGCTTTGGTACCAGATGACTGgcggatagctaatgtgacaccagttttttttaaaagactccagAGGCGATCTTAGCAATTTTACGCCTAACTTTAgtgccaggcaaattggttgaaactatagtaaagaacagaattatcagacacataaatgaacacgatttgttggggaagagtcaacatagcatttgtaaagaaaaatcatgcctcaccaatctgttagaattattttagggggtcaacaagcatgtggacaagggtgatccagcgGATATAATGTATgcggactttcagaaagcctttgacaaggtactAAACCAAAGGCTCTAAgaacgtaagaacataagaatggccatactggattagaccaaaggtccatccagcccagtatcctgtctaccgacagtggtcaatgccaggtgccccagagcgagtgaacctaacaggtaatgattggtgatctctctcctgccatccatctccacatgCTGacaaaaagaggctagggacaccattcctcacccatcctggcgaatagccattaatggacttagcctccatgaatttatccagttctcttaaacaaagtaagcaatCATGCTCACTGCTATAACTATAATGCCTGGGGCCAAATTTCGAAAGCAGCTTTCAGAAGTGTACCAAGTTTGTAAATGGAAACCTTGCACTTGTGCATGCAAAAtgccaagggcctgattctgatttcagtgggactacttggtAATGAGGTATTGTGCATTGTGAATAAGGGTGCAGAATATCAGGCTTTAGAGCTGAGGTACTCACAGTATGGAACAGAACCTGTAAGTGGCTATTTTAACAGACAAATGGGGGATTTCACTTCTGGACATTCCTTTTAGAAATACTGCCTTATGTACATAACATGACTCTGAGATAGGACAGAGGAAGAACTGATAATCCAGCTTGTCTTTATCacagtgacattttaaatacattttcctaATTGAAAATGAAACTTTCTTGTAATTTCAGAAGGCTTTGTTGAAACTGACTGCATACCCTTGCATCTTTGACATGCAAGATAAGATTGTGGTTTATGAAATTGACCGCCAAATTCTGTTCAGGATATATAACGTAAGTATTGCCAAAGTCAATGAGgtttttttaacaatttaaaaactaaaagaatGTAAAGCTTGTAATGCATTGTCTATTTTGTTTTGTAGGCAAACTCTTTCCTGGTGCCACGAGGTCCGTGGTGTTTAGAGATCAGAAGAACACACCTTGTGGATGATGTGTGGCAGTATTTGAGGAGCGCACCACCTAAAACATTTGAGAAATTCTTGAAAGTAAGAAATCAAGCTTGATTATTTTGTTAACTCTGAATATATTGCTCTAGAGTACTTCGCCTTTAATATAGCGCATAACCAACAAGGACATCTTTTCAGCATTCATCAggcattttaaaatccagttaaAAATGAAGGAGGGAAAAGTATCATGGAAATTACTGAAAAGCATGTTCCATGTAGGCTAGAATTAGCTTCTCAATCTTGGTACACGTGACAATTAAGCTTTGTTTGATTAAAGCAAGGGGCTAATACAAATACCCAGTGAATGGCAGGTGGTTGGTTTAATTATGAAATagcttgggtgggggggggatgacTTGCTGGCTAAGGGAACTGGTCATGGGCAACCTGCATAGATCTCACTAGATAGGTTTCTATTTTCCAAACTCATATTAGCACTATCCAATGGAGTACTCTTTCACTGCTAGGTCACCTCCTTATGGCTGTTGGGTAGTCTGCTGTACGTGAAAGTGGTGGCCAGGCAAACCAATGTGTGTACAACACATCTCCATGACCAGCGCTAGGGGCCAAGAATTGACTTGGCCACAGAGACTAACTGCTGCTGTCCTGAGTGGAGATGGTCCCCCGCACACCATGGATGAGACGCCCCAGTGGCACAGCATGGGAGATGACTGtgttgctcctgcctctgctgtaCCATCCTGTAGTTACAAAGGAGGCCTCCGTTTCAATTTCTGTCGCTCTGGCACCAGCGATGATGGAAAAACAATTAGATGGATGAGTGACTAAGGTCTTGACCTTGCAGGAAATCTGGGTAGTGGACTTTAATGGAGCTCAGCATGGGCACAGGATCAGGATCTACATAGATCTCACGACAGCATCATAGGGTCATAAAGGGTTCTATGTTCCAAACTCCTAGTATCAGCACTACGCACTGGAGTGGTCTGGTTATCCGATCTATGCCACGAGAGACAGCAAATGCAATAACTCTTATtatccaatatttttttttctttcggtGGTGGCCCTTCTTCCCTGCCAGCGGTTCCCACCCCGCATCTACCGCAGCAGTGCGAACACGCAGGTTCACTCTGCCGTTTATGCCATGAGTTACAGCATCCAAtgccctgcttgcagctttgCTTCATTAAGCAACACATCAAAAATATTGTCTGCCCTCCCAGATTATAACTAGTTGCTTTTCCCTAGAGCATCTTATGACTGTCTTATTACTGTCTTCTGATTTCTCAGTAGCTAAGTCTTTAAGAATATTTACCTGTAGTTTGGTTTCTGTGAAAATGGGATAAATATGCTACCTGATTCCTCTCTACCTCACAGTGTTGGGCAGTGTCATGGCTTGCTGTCGTCTTGTGCTATATCCAAAGGGGGCCAGCTCTTGTTTCCCAGAGTTAGACTTGAGGGGCAGGGAGGTAGCAAAGAATGAATCTGGTAGACTTTTATTCTTTGATTTATTGCTGTATTTGTTCTGTCAACTTCTACAAGTGGCTCCATCTTACTTAGGGTCATAGTGGTTAGTTATAGACGCGCCCCACATATCACTGAGTCTATCCCAATGCAAGGAATAGCTTTCCCCTACGCCATTAGAAGCCACAACCAATGTTAACCAGTCCCCACAAGGCCATCCCTAGGGGGATGCAGGACCCGGGACATGGAcgctgagtttctaatctgctgggggTTGCTCCCCCTACTctgcctgggccctgcccccaccccgcccctgccccacctcttccgcacccagttccgccccctcccccgagaaCACTACGCCCtcacttctctcccctccctgccagcaccTCCTGACACCGCAAAACATCTGATCTGCGGTAGGCGCTGAGAGGGAGTGAGACCTACCGGTGGGCAGGAGAAGGTTCTGGTGGTGAGGCTCCTCACCCCTcacctccccgctgccccctgcgGGGCCCCCAGCAATCATCCCGATTCACCATACCTAAGGGATGGCTCTGAGTCGCCATATATGTGACCAGCCAGAATCACAGGCTCAGAGATGCACTTTGCAGGAACGTATATAAATCGCACTACCCAGATAGGTATCCAACACACAGATGTTACTCTTCAATTTTAAGATGGAGATATTTGTTACTGAGCTGTAAATGGAAGCACATTTCCAACCTAAGCTTAAAAGGTTACGTAGGGAGAGTTTTCTGCTCCTTCACCCTTACCCTCTTGCATTTTACATCAAGGTGGCAACAGTATGCATAAGGACAATTTGTACATGTATGGTCTAGCTCATGCAGGGGAGTCACTTTTGCTACCACCATTCTGTGTCTCAACATCACAgctgtctctctctgtccatcTAGGAGTGCCTATTTAAGTTAATATGACTGGCACTGGTTGACTAAGGGctgtctacatggtggggtaatgcACTAAACGTGGCTGCGCTTTCTAAAGCGCACAAATGTGTTGTGTGTTAATTGGTCCCTGTAGACCCTGCTTTTGCACCCTAATGGTTCCCTAGTAGTGCACTTTAACACAGTAGTTTCAAACAGAACCATGTTGAAGTGCACCACCAGGGTGTACCCAGACCAATTAATACACAACATGTCCCTGCGCTTTAAAAAACACTCCACCTCCACAGCGCGCATTACCCCACCTAAGACTTAGAAATGGGTGAGAACCAAGAGTCACCTAACAACAAACAGCGGGTACTTTAATAGGCCAGATTCTAAGCCCTGCTCTACTCCCTTTGTACTGCATTTCCCCAGACAGCATAGAtctggcaaggggctggggagagggtctGGTTGCTGCATGCCGCACTACTGCTATCCCCAGCTGGTAGGGACCTTTGCCGGTTGGCACAGGTTCCAGGAGCCCCCAGGCTACTATCCCATGAATAGGTGTGCCAGCTCTGCTATCCTGGCAATCATAATAATGCCTATTTCAGTAATAACAAATGCCCTGTCTTCCTTCCCCCTATAATTTAATTAGAGACATTACTTTTCACTACCCCATCTAAAATTAGACCTATAGTGTTACAGGCACCTACAACGTGGCTACATTTCAGTAGGGACCGAAGAGCTCCTAATGCAGAGTCTGCAAAGCACATGTGGATACAAGTTTGATGTATTATACTCTTTATTTCCATAGTACAGTAAGACAAATGCATTCTACTGCAGACATCAGTTCAAACCGGCAAGGCAACTACCGAATTATGGTGCTGCTCATTTAAAGAGGCATAGTGAAACTCACCAtaacctattttaaaaaattcatctcAATCAGTGCACAACATTTATTCTTTTCAAAGACACAACAGCTTTGACGGGCTAGTAGCATAGCCTTACAACTCACCAATAGGTTTTGCTGGGACGTGCTAACATGGAGGAGGAACAAGAGAAATGTTATTTAATTATCTCTCTCAGCAGTAATGAGGCCATTGTGCATCAAGGCTTGTGCAGAAAGTTACATTTTCAGGCATCATTGGGAGATTAATAAAGACCACCACTTATGCTAGGAGACTATTGCAACTGCATGGAATATAATATTAGGGTGTGGGTAGGTGAAGATACATCGCTCTCTCCGAGCGGCCCCAAGGTTGGCAAGTCTACTTTTGTGGTGCCTTCCAAGCTTTTGCCTTATTAGTTGTGTCTAAAAAGTTTAATACCCATCCAGGTCCAAAGGTGAAAGAACACGTAAACTGGTATGGTAATAGGAAGAAGCAGACTGTAGAAACACAAGCTGGTTGTGCTGGTGCAGCCCTCTGGGAACTTTTCATCCACACTGGCTGAATAAAACAGACCCGCTAAGGACAACAGTGGAACAAGTACAGTTAGCGTAGGCAGTGACAGAAACATCTTTCTTCCCCAGTTACTGTGGGCGTAGGTTAGTCTTCAGGTTTTGTCTGAATGATGACGGCTATCTAGGTTTGCTTCGGTTCCTCACCCTGGGCCTTTCTGTCAATCATCCTTGCGGCCTGAGGGATCATATTAGGAATGCCATCAATGATCGGATACGCGATGCCCAGCTCTTTGTTAATTAGTTCATTGGTGGATGCTTCAtacctggttaaaaaaaattgaacagtAGATACAATGACCcaggttgttgttgttgaagattttgggttgggtttttttatttttatttttggaggggggtgaaagACAACTGAAACGAACATCTCAATGGAAGTATGTAGCTAGAAACTATGGAACTAGTAGAATTATCCTAACAGAAAGTAACCAGGACACATTCTCAAAGCAGGAAATCATGCCTTCAGATAAAGATACTATTTAGAATGGAGGTAGGGTGTGACTCTTCATAACAAAATTTATAACATTTAAATTATGAAAATGAAAACTCTCCTTAAGTGCTTGGGCACCCTACAGCAGTGCAGTTGTGAACTAAGATTTTGTGTAGAAAATGCCATTCAGCTCAGTTGTACTTCACAATTATATACTCAAGGCTATTCATAGGGTACTTTCCGATTGTGTTTGTGTCTGCAATGGCAGAGGTGTAAAAATAAATTATGGCAAACTGTAGCTTCCACAGAGCACATGTGCTAGTCATGAACCCTAGAGATTACATTGAGTTCTCACCTTTTGCTGTGTTTCAATTAATTCTAGTAGATATAAATAGCATGCCCAAGGAGGTGAAAATGGAGGAAGAGCATGAGTGGGTGTGACACAGACACCCCTACCTTCCATTGTAACTCCTTTCCTTCTCCCAGGCAGATATACAGTTCAGTTAATGAACAGCTGCAGAAAATTGGAAGCGAGTGACCTGCCAAAATTGACTTATCTGATGGTATAGGCTCTCATTCAAATTAACTTTATGGCTGATTTAAAAACCAGCTCCTTTTGCGATGAGAGCAGAGgttggcaaactatggcccgtgggaccctcctgcctggcccctgagctcctggcccgggaggctagtccccagcccctcccccgcagcctcagctcactgtgccgccaGTGCCGTGctcggggagtggggggctgTGAACTCctagggcagtgcagctgcagagcccgacGGGACCTGGTGCTCGGTGCTGCGCGgggagtggctggctccagccgggcggcacggctgcctgtcctggtgcagccactcgggaagggggcagggagcggggggattggatagaggACAGGgcagttcagggtggtggtcagggtgtgggtggggctgTGACAGTTAgagagcagggaacagggggggttgaattgggggcaggggtgccaggggcgcagtcaggaaggagaggggggattggatggggtgggggttccaggggcagtcaggggacagggagaaggggtggatggatgtggcaggggttccgggggggcagtcaggaagggggggggttggatgggatgggggttccgggggcagtcaggggaccaggagaaggggtggatggatgtggcggggggcagtcaggggacagggagaaggggtggatggATGTGGCAGGGTCCCGGGGgtaggggcagtcaggaaggagagggagggttggatggggtgggggttccaggggcagtcggggacagggagaaggggtggatggatggggcagaggtcccggggggggggggcagtcaggggacagggagaaggggtggagggatgaggcagaggtccggggggggcagtcaggaaggagagggagagttGGATGGGGTAGCGGGGGTTACTGgggaggtcaggggacagggagagggatgGGGTAGGGGGGCCAGCAGGGAATGtatgggttggatggggcgggggccccggggggcgggggccgggccacgcctggctgtttggggaggcacagcccccGCCCAACCCTCCCTCCATGCAACTTCCGAAACCcggtgcggccctcaggccagCAAGTCTGCCCGCCCCGCCTGAGAGGCTCTTGCTGTGTTTTCCAGCAGGACAGTGACATGTCACTTCGGGTCCCTGCTGGGTTAAAATCTCGTCTCCCAGGAGGACGGGGCGGGAGCCACGTGGCTGGCGGGCAGAGGACGCcgcgggggcggggaaggggagcgTGTTGGCTGCCGGCAGGAATTCCGGGGCCAGGGTCTCGGGCTTGCCCCGTGCGGCGGCAGCTCCCCAGGGTCCCCGAAGCTCTCCGAGCCCAAGGGAAGGGGCGGGAGGCCGGCCTCACCTCAGCGGCTGCTTGGAGAGCGGGCAGACCAGGAACTGCAGCACAGCCGGGTCGAAGGCCGTGGGCTGCTCCTGGCCCTCCGGCCTGTCCGAGGAGTGGCTCAGGGCTGCCCCCGGGCCGGGTCTGTGAGCAGCCGCAGCCGCGCCGGCTCCCGCGGGGTggggctgcctgcagagcagcaCTGAGGCGAGCGTCCTGCTCACATACCGTCCTCGCATGGTCCTGCTCTGCCGCGGCTGTGCTGACTCACAGGGCCagcctcctcctctctgcccctccttccttccttcctgcgcCGGCCTGGGAGAGTCCCTGTGCAGCCCGGGCTGCTTGCCCCTCGGTTCCTAGTCCTCAGCCGGTGCTGCCTTGCTCTCAGCTGCACCCACCCCCCTTGCTTCTCCT is a genomic window containing:
- the PIGY gene encoding phosphatidylinositol N-acetylglucosaminyltransferase subunit Y, producing the protein MFLSLPTLTVLVPLLSLAGLFYSASVDEKFPEGCTSTTSLCFYSLLLPITIPVYVFFHLWTWMGIKLFRHN
- the PYURF gene encoding protein preY, mitochondrial; the protein is MRGRYVSRTLASVLLCRQPHPAGAGAAAAAHRPGPGAALSHSSDRPEGQEQPTAFDPAVLQFLVCPLSKQPLRYEASTNELINKELGIAYPIIDGIPNMIPQAARMIDRKAQGEEPKQT